The region cttttaaaacttttctcaaagtttaAACATGAGTCATTTCAATAtttgagatataattctcctatccccatagtattgatgattATTCTTCTCCATTTAAGACATCTAgtggagcccttctcatgattatgcaagatctcatacttgtgggtgactagttgagtattctccttaaaattacaaaatttcatttcattaaaaatgaatcaaaacaaacaccTTTGTTATGTTTACCATGAACTACACGAttttgatcctccatttcacTTTATTGGCACGTAGGTAGAGACTTCAAAAGatcttggcaaacacaaaaattataaaaaaaatatttcttttcccatctctctaatcttttgcaaacaatatccattttcaaaccaaaaggaacattttcaaagaggttctcatggagtaccatggatgtttagggtgttaatacctccCATTTTCATAACTAACCTCGGAtccttgttctctttttattagtttttgtcTTAAAACATCTTcgggttttgttcatactttttcccttttcctttggaaacaataaaagcgtggtggaGACTCTTtctttgtgagttaagttaatcaatatCTTAATCTCAAAAATTTACCGATATACATACACAATACAAAAATAAAACCAGTTAGAGCAAATGCACATCAATCATACTCAATATACATGATACATACTACTTGAACATACATACACCACAAAGTTGGCACCACTCAAATTCACGTTTACAATAAAAAACAAATTCAAATTCCAACTTATTTCATTTAAGTTTCAACAAACACAAACTAAATGAAATTGGAATTCATAACCAACAGAAAATATACTCCAAATCGATCCTCACCCTTGATCAAACATGTTCACACATATCACTAGCCAACCTGATCCCTGATCCCAAATCTCATACAATCTGAGTTACACAAAACCCACACGCCTAGCCACACACGTACAAAAGCATCACCCAAACAAAGAGAAGAAGGAGAGGGCGGTATTGAAGCAAGCAAAGCAGAGAGATTGAGATTTACCTAGATATCACTTGAAGCACTCGAGCTTGGTAGATCCTTCATTGAACTTGATTTATTGTTGAACCTTTACTTCACTTGTTATTTCGCATTTTCATTCCCGTTTGAAACATGTAATGGCGATGAGTTATTGAAATACGGGGTTTAGGGTTTGGAATTTGGGGCTAAGGGTTATTCTTGTATTTTGCTTGATTATTTGGGTGTTTTGATTGCAAAATCGTGTTTACGAGTGTGAAATAAACAAGGTTTATGTTGATATTTATTGGTTTTTGTGAGTAAAGGTTCGTAGAATCCTGGTCCCCCGATCCGACCATTTGGTGAAGTTGTTGCTTTTTTGGAGGCCGAAATTGAGTAGAAGACAAAAAAATAGAGAGAGTTGGTGTTGTTTCGTTTTGGATCTGGGTGGTTTTCTGATGAGTATGGCCAGTGAAGACGGTGGCGGCCACCGTAGACCGTCGTCCTCTTCATCTCTGACGAGGCAGGTTAATGTGAAAGGTAGtttatagcggtaaattcatgaccattaagctatagataaatttaacgtcaataaaaccagagtcgccaccgcgcttttattattttcaaaggaaaagggaaaagtacgaacaaaacccaaagataagaagttttaaaattaaaactaataaaatgctagagattacaggtaagggggttggttacacagagggaaggtgttagcacccaaagtgtcctaagtactcctagggagcctttttttatgtgtgtaagtgtttttgatataaaagatgtttgcaacaaatagatagtggggatgagaaaagaattcattaatttatttttgtgtttgataaaaccttcagacttgtgcctacgtgccaacataaaaatgagggatcaaaacctcgtagttcgtggcatcaatttcaaaatgagtggattggttttaacaaaagtttaagtttaaaagagacacaaagggcctaaaagtttggatgggtgttagttctttttgtattttagaaattttaagtcaatatgattatatttatttactagtttgatttaagaaaaggagtttaaaaattcattggcataaagccaaagtttctacttTGAAATAAAGTCTAAattttgaaatcacaagcaaagaatattttaaaatgaggggagagattttgaaatttaagaagtggaaggagatgaagagactaatcctaagcataaaattaaaagttaagagttaaaaagatctgaccaataggatgcaatccaacagacaagaatgtcatatagaaaacccattttccctttggactctgaatcaagcaataatcagcaagcaattagcaatgtcaagcaaggcatcaaataaagatggtcatACCCAAGCATGCAAATACAATAGCTAGTAGTCTTCTTTGCCTTCTTATGCaccagatgaaatattccttgattaACTGAGAATAAGGCATTAGGTACCAGATCAAAATAATAGTTGCATCcagaccatgtagcagatgaattcaagtggttttcaatacttgcatcagatgaaagcttAAATCACAATAACTTTGTCTCATAAATgtttgcattggccaagtccttttgcataggggatgttgcctaattctaagtctaaaagctcaaatcaaatccaacagtccacacaaacattttttaaggtttttgttgtttattaagtattttaatgtcctaagaccacaaacacaaacaaaatacacaaacaaatatatacaatcacaatatgTGACTCAAATGAataaagtgaaaatgacataaacattAACAAATTAAATGttatgtaaatgacaatgaatggtaaatgacttgaagatgttagtgatgttttgcttttcaattgattcagtcattctttggagaacacttacCCCTCTgttcacaagcatggatccttgaaccaagacatcttccataggaaggaaaaaaggccaagtttccacacaataccatgaaaggggggagatttacaatctcaaTTACTAAAATtttatgcctttagggtcaaatttagctttatgttaagcaatcataattggacttatgtagaagtcacaactatctgaggtcgggcaataatttttttggtgttaatgcatgttagagatatggtataatgaaccaaactcctaaaacataccacacacaaaaagaaaaaaatcaaaggATAGACATATCTCATCaatacttgtattggttcatctaacacaatgttattgatgaaccaattagccttaggatattagatttcattggtcaatgaaaaggatgggagagaataggattgaagatgaagagggaagggaggtgagagaaacacaaattggtcatgggaggaattttatcaaattaaaatcattcattcattttggtagatgaaatatacatttcatcaatcccctaaatccaatgattttaacttaacaaaagtcaaatcaactttgaccaaggcccaaacacatagtcaaacatcacaagttAATAAAAAaggctcaacataatttctatacaattaatcaattaaaaatcaaattataAATGCATTTAAGTTaaaattagtttggtcaaaacctaaaaccacttcaaaacaccaaataaatggccaagagatttatcctaggtcaaacaaggtcaaaggatcttagataaaaaaattcatgatttttgaaaagccagaagtatttttaaacaattaaaaatatgcacaaaaaccattaattcatgaaaaatatcaaaactaatccaaaaaatagttttaattcagaaaatgaaagaggaaaatatttaattttttttggtgaaagtcccatattttttggattaaaaatgaaattaatatgaattaatcaaaataagtggattaaatgaaaaatcaaaaaaataaaatataaataaaaaaacaagggtcatcagatctccctcattaattaaggtggcgGATCAAATGGCCAGAcgcgcgcgttccaccatgcaCCAAGTCAAATATGTTGTACGCGGGGTAATCAGCACTAAGGGCTaagattaaaataatttgaatggATCTTGTGGCTGAGAGGTGTGACAACACACACCAGAGCTAGGGTTCCGGTCTTCTactccggtggacctcaccggattggtccaccatcaaccaatACCAAAATGAAATCACAAAGACATAgatttaaagtaaaaatgctcaggagctcgaatctggcctcaattttctccaatttcaagtatataaaaagatacatggatttgaattttgagcatcatgaactgagtttcttcgatttaacctcaaattaactcaatcttcttacctacattgataggacttcagacaaccaaaaatgacaaagaatggtgaagaattgagagagaatcaaagagatgaagtttatgaaaaatcaccttcgagttgatccaatttcacttaatcttgatctggatttgtttgcttcctcttcctcttgcttgcagaagccaattgagatgaaaagggaagtgaatttccggagtttgaacttccaaacagaagatgaagttaAATATTGATTTCAAGAGAAAGCTTCATAAATTCTCTGGCAGTGAGGGTTTGGATCAGTatagcaaagcttgggcaaggtgttgatgtTAATTCTGAAGCCATtagcttgtttaaataggcaatgaaattgatttttgcaccacttgaacttttgccaaatttggaaaccatcttgcatggatgcatgtgcaatgatttgggcctaagGGATGATGCAATCCATCTCCAATTCGTGTGCAATTGATGTTGAAGTCATTACAATGAACCATGCAAAGAAGAATGATAACTTGaatccaaaacttgccaaaacacttcccacaatagagccatgtgcaagtccctcaattttgatccaaaggcgacgatcttggagtttttggaaacgtgagatcaaggggaataactttcatgttgaacacgtttccatttgaatcttggataATGATtaagtttgaggtggaagtttgggaaatcgaacatatttgaaaattttctaagtcccaagtcaaatgttcacttcttccaccttggataaTGTTTTCTATGGACTTAAAATGAAATAAGTTCtttcatcaaagttatagatatttcaaacctcttcTATTTTGTCACAAACTTGACCTCATTTGTATTTGGCATggaggagttatgcattttagaagttgaggaaaatcacttgttcaatggtattggcccaaaatgacctataacgtttcttcttggcacatgcattttcaagttgaatttgagcttactccaaacataaaagttgaattagacaccttgaatttgatcatggaatttgaatggatttcatctcataagaattgagctagttatggtcttgggaagttgacctccaaactagagttcagacaaaatgacctataatctttcaccataaaaaatgactttccaagcaaaactagatctttTCTTTAACttgaaagttgtttggaatatcatttagagtaacttttatcttgcaatcattttcatatgacaaaaattgtaggagatagggtctagggaaccccagttttgactagttgactttctctggtcaaccaccatgaaccgTCTTACTAGCTTGACATTttcttgacttttgggactcatggaggatcatatatgtgtaggatggtgtaatatgaagtatcccttgaaatattttatcaattaatgaagaaacttgttgaagaagtcacacaagatacccaaacgaattagggtttccaaggcaaacaaactccaaacacttgatgatttcttgatcaaaatgagatgtgaatatcatggggatccatatatgatgattagagacaatgtgaaccatttattgattgaactccttgcattgagggtctcaaaccctagatatgagcttgatagaccatatgtgagcatacacactacctacaaaagcaacaaactatatattgacatatttttggtattttggttagtaaataatgaaaaacaaagtatgatacaatcaaaagtgcttggtgacctctcccaatgcaaacccaatgaaagaggggtaaggaggacgccaaggtgtgatctcaaagctaatgcaaatgatgaaatagcatgaggggtcttagggtcaaaattggggtcttacaactgcccctatttaaggacattctaactgaggaggtgaaggttaaaatattcgtatcgactcagtagaatggacttaaataacaacatatagaaacaaattttggtccataagagacctcgtgatgcatatgatatgaatgttaaaacgaatctctgtggggaaaacattgcgaaaaaggaaaagaatctgaagaaaccgaaagtccgtaggagcataatgcattccgtaaggaaaaactcactggggagacagagactctggggataaacggttatgcataggccagtctacgacttaaaaactgttggaGACACAAGGGAACTTCCacaaaaataaatcaatggaaggactcggcCGGGGAATAAGGGAAATATGCAGAGGAAACAGgcactacaacaaacaagaccttagacagcgctttttttagccttagacagcgctttttttagccttagacagcgctttaaagcgctgtctaaacctccgctgctaaaggtttagacagcgcttttttaaatcttaaaagcgctgtctatttgattacgttgttgaggacactacatatgaaaaaaaaaaagatGGTCTAGCATGCATAAATTCTTGGTTACATTTTAATTACACTAAGTCAAAAATGCTTATAGGTTTAGATTTCTTGTATCTTTTGAAGTAGGCCATCATTCATTAAAGCTTTGTACTTTTTCCATCAAAATTAGTTTTTTTAGCCTTGTAATTAGCAAATGTAAAAAAGGTACGTTGGTCCACCAATCTGAATATGTGAATTTGAATATGTGAAGGACAAAGCAGCAAGCTTTTGAAAATTATTTCCTTTTTCTCTCTGTATAATTTCCATGATTGGATGAAAAAGTAATCAAATAAACCAGTGTTTCAAGTAGGTATAGACCTTGCTATAAAAAACTCAATGGTGAATTCTTATCATTTTTTTGACATCCATATTAAAAACATCATTGTCTAAAGATAATACTTGAAAAATAAAGGAGGCATTGAGTAATATTCACAAACCTCAATACAAGGCAAGTTTCCAACTGAGTCTACTGGCTTACCATGCAACCAAGCTTCCCTGTTACTACCAAACACATGAGAGAATATTTCCCATTAGTGGAAACCATTCATACTGACCAAAGAAAGCAATCTTTTACTGTCTTATTTATAGACCCTTTTACTTATTCTGTTCATTCAAATAAAGTTTTATCCCACCCATGTGACATTGCATCTCTCTctattatattaatatatatatatatatatatatattatatatatatatatatataatatatatatatatatatatactatgAAGCACAGATTCGGTAACCGGATACGATATTGTTACTGACGTGTCGACActaataataattttaataatgAATAAATTGAAAATAATCATAAGTGTCAATATCGTGTCTGCGTCCGACACGGACACGAACACATCTTTTTTCAAGATATCGGTATTATTGAGATTATATATAGGACTTAATTTAGATGATCTTATAAAGTAAAGATATTTTATTCTTTGATTTGATTTTAAGAGAATATATGTAATGGAAAAGATGTTAATATATTTCAATATTTAGAGGCTCTTTTTGTCTTACCATTCTAACTAGAATTTGATGACACAATAATATTCAATTTAGCACCAAGATTTCTAGCTAGGGTCTACCAAGAAATTAGCTTTAGGACTAAGTTATTCAACTTTGTGCCCCATCTAATAATACCCTTATGAATTAGCCCCCACAAAATCCTAAGGAAAGAGATATACTTACATATCATAATCCTGTTTTTTACTAGCTTTTCTTCCACTAGCTAGTAGCTGAAACATGACAGAGAAGAGATCATTGAGAAATGATGGTGTTTATAGTACTTTCTCATTTTCTTGTGCAAGCAGTAACATAACATAAAAGTAATATATCTAATATAAAAGCAATTTTTTGCTAAGGATGTGAAAGACTCTCTGTAAGGAAATTAAATTAATTAACCATTGGAATTTGAAACTTATCCATAAATTAACAACTCCTTGTACTATACTGTATATTTTATTACTATTATAATTCCATTACAGGCACCATTAAAACACGCTATCAGAACCGTACTCTATTCAACCTCACAGTCACAAGGATTAGAAAACCGTCTGCAACAGCAAAAACTACGGTATCGCAACTTCGCAACATCTATACCGACCAAAATCCTAAAAGTTTTTCTGTGACGCAACCTCACAACACTACTCAACATATTAACAACATCATAATAATGTAATTATAATTATAACTAAACTATGTTTAGTGATCTATTGCAATGAAGGAGTTGAAGATAATTATACCTGCAAATGAGATTTAACATGTGATAGAGTTAGATCCTTTACATCCATAAGCTCAAGAACTGATTTTGGTGTAGCTCCTAAAAATTCAAAACAAATGCACGTTAATATAAATAATCCATATTTGAAATCAAAGTGAAAAAACAAATGCACCTTAAAATTTGAAATCATGATAATAAGCAAACTAAATGTTTTCAAAAATGGATTATTATTCGTTATCTGGCTCTCATAATATAACTGTCATTAGGTTCCACGGCTTATTAGCAAGATACAAAAATAAATTTAGTCTACAAAAACACCTTACAATTTAGTTATTGGTTTCATAAGTGAAGTGGTGAGGAAAGTGTTGTCTTGATGTCAAAAACAAATTATCAACCCGGGTAATAGCAATTTCAGCACCAATATGTATTACTGGGGCCGCCCTATGACATTGCATCTGACATTCTAATTCCACCACAATTCAAAGACATTCATGCAAGTTGCCATTAAATAAATTCCATAAGAACTCACAAGTCCAGCACCAGCTTTATCTCTTAAAAAAGCTGCATCATGGTACCGCTCTTCTTTTATGGCTCTCTGCAAGATTAGAAAATATACAGACATAATTAAATTATATACAATATAGTGAAAAAGTAACTCACAAAAATCAGCTAACAGCATAACACCCATTTGTCAAAATCCCTACTTTGAGAAGAGATATCACTTTTCCAACACTGTCATTGTTAGATGCAGCTGCAATCGCCACCTGAAGCCTAGAAGCTTCTTCATAATCCTCCACGTATACAGCATGCCGTAACTGAGACTGTTGAGCACAAAAAAGGCCAAGCAACTATTTAAATTATAAACAGGTTTGAAGAAATCCTACTGAAGTATTGCATGAGAATCCACATTGACATAAAACATCAAGAACTCAGCTCACCATTAAAAACTTGACAAAAACCCATTTCAAGGCTATGTCATTTACTAGTCACTTACTGTTTGTTCGTGTTAACTGAAAGCAAATTGTTTCTGATTTTGAATCCTTCAGCAAGAATGTCCAGGCCGTATATTTCTGCAGCTCGGGAACTTGCAATGGCTCCGGTGTGTCTTACACAATTTATGGCCACTGTCTGTCAACAAAATCTCAATAGTTATGACGCGCCACTCTACAAACTAGTCCATATGTACTTTCACACAGAGAAAATTCTTAATATACCTTAGCAGCAACGGCAGTATCCTGGTCACGAACTTTATCAACACCTAAATCGTTCAGCACCGTCCTACATTGAGCAAGAGCCTGCATATGAAAAGTTCGGTTATTCATAGTCAATATGTAAGCATATTCTAGAGATACAGTTTGCAGTATCAGGAGTCTGCACAAATCATAAATGACGGCATTGTTTAGATAAGCCAATAGATTCCATTGAAAATACGTTTGATGCAATCTGATAAATTGTATTAAACAAAAGTCATTGCAGATTTTAAAGCATATCTATTATTCAGCGTGTTTGAATAGGAAACATAATGTATCATTTCATTCATTACAAGATTGTACATGATAACCAACCAACCTGAGGATGACTCACAACACTGACGAGTTCCTCCATTGTCACACCGGGCAATCCTAAGAGACAGTGGTTAGCACGCAGCTGCACCTCTCCGACAATATTCAACTTATGTTGAAGAAGTAAGTCATAATTGCGATGGATGCTTCCATCCGCAGAATTTTCAATTGGTAAAACCGCTTTATCAACCAACCACAGTTCAACTGCCTAGAGAAAAAATATGAATATATCAATACAGCAGTTATAATTCAGAAACTAAAGCGTCAAGCAAGTCATAAATTGAATAATGGAACCTTAAATGCAGCTTCGTAATCGTCACATGGCACAGTCTCACAATTTGGATACGCTTTCAAAGCTGCATCCTCACTGTATGCTCCCGGCACTCCCTATATCGAACAAATGATTCGTCAGTAGCACAACAAACAATGTCATGTCATGGATAGTTCAGCTGAATAGTAAATACAAACGCTTGCTTACGCACGATACCTGATAAGCCACGCGCACCTTTGATCCATCACTTGCAGAAGACGAATCATCAATTGACGTTAATGGCTCTGCAACAATTATACGATTTACATCATCATGCTACGGAAAACCAAAAATCATAAATTTCAACTAGAGATATATAAGTTCACAGTTGATAATCAATGATGATATTATAGATCAAAGAGATAGCAAATGAATAACAACTCACTGGGAAGCATGTTGATGTCTATGTGAAAGCCCTTGGAGTGATTCTGATAAGCAGAATGAAGGAATGGCTTTTGATCTTCAACAGGAATGATAGCTCTCTGATGACAGAACTTGCAGATTCAGAAAACAAAGGAATCGGATTCGAAGAATGAGCCTCAAGCACAGCCAACAACTTGTAATAATCACTCAACTCATTCTGCAAAGCAGAACAAAAAGCTTGGCCAACAGTTCCCACATCTTCAGTCTGAAAACGACCCAAACTCTACTCTATGTACCCAATAACCTTCTTAAACAAAACCCCTAACTCACAAAGCCTATAAACCATACCCGTAGTTCCCCTAGAAACCCTAATTGAATCCAACAAAACGTAACAGTTATTCTCATTATCAAATTTCACATACTTACCATCAACTCCTTGACAAGCATAAAGCACATCAGTCACCATAGCCTCTTCCGTCACATCGTTTTCTTCCTTAACCAATTTCACATACTCATGAAACGCAATGTCGCGGCGATTATTAGGATCCTTAGCAAGAACAACAACACCGTCGCTCCATCCCTTATTTTCAATACGGCGTGGACCAACGTTGTTATCGGAGATAGTTAAATTCGGAAGAAAAACGGAAGCATCGAGTTGAGATTTAACGGCGGTTTTACGATCTTGAGAAATGATATTGAAGAGATGAAGTAGGGCCAACTTGTTATCAACATCGGCGGCTTTGGAAACGAATTTGGTATATAGGTCAGCGAATGATAAGGCTTCAGAGGATCTACCTTCGGTGGCGAGACGGCGTTTGATGGATTCGGCGATGGCGGCGGCATCGGGGGTTACGGAGGGAGTGAGGTGGCTGGAGAGAATAAGGTGGGCGTAACGGAGGGAGTTTTGGAAGTGAGAGGAGGTAGGGTTTAAGGGTGG is a window of Lathyrus oleraceus cultivar Zhongwan6 chromosome 6, CAAS_Psat_ZW6_1.0, whole genome shotgun sequence DNA encoding:
- the LOC127092216 gene encoding arogenate dehydratase/prephenate dehydratase 1, chloroplastic isoform X1 gives rise to the protein MCFMLVKELMRAIIPVEDQKPFLHSAYQNHSKGFHIDINMLPKPLTSIDDSSSASDGSKVRVAYQGVPGAYSEDAALKAYPNCETVPCDDYEAAFKAVELWLVDKAVLPIENSADGSIHRNYDLLLQHKLNIVGEVQLRANHCLLGLPGVTMEELVSVVSHPQALAQCRTVLNDLGVDKVRDQDTAVAAKTVAINCVRHTGAIASSRAAEIYGLDILAEGFKIRNNLLSVNTNKHLSYGMLYTWRIMKKLLGFRWRLQLHLTMTVLEK
- the LOC127092216 gene encoding arogenate dehydratase/prephenate dehydratase 1, chloroplastic isoform X3; the protein is MLPKPLTSIDDSSSASDGSKVRVAYQGVPGAYSEDAALKAYPNCETVPCDDYEAAFKAVELWLVDKAVLPIENSADGSIHRNYDLLLQHKLNIVGEVQLRANHCLLGLPGVTMEELVSVVSHPQALAQCRTVLNDLGVDKVRDQDTAVAAKTVAINCVRHTGAIASSRAAEIYGLDILAEGFKIRNNLLSVNTNKHLSYGMLYTWRIMKKLLGFRWRLQLHLTMTVLEK
- the LOC127092216 gene encoding arogenate dehydratase/prephenate dehydratase 1, chloroplastic isoform X2, with protein sequence MCFMLVKELMRAIIPVEDQKPFLHSAYQNHSKGFHIDINMLPKPLTSIDDSSSASDGSKVRVAYQGVPGAYSEDAALKAYPNCETVPCDDYEAAFKAVELWLVDKAVLPIENSADGSIHRNYDLLLQHKLNIVGEVQLRANHCLLGLPGVTMEELVSVVSHPQALAQCRTVLNDLGVDKVRDQDTAVAAKTVAINCVRHTGAIASSRAAEIYGLDILAEGFKIRNNLLSVNTNKQ